A stretch of Apodemus sylvaticus chromosome 18, mApoSyl1.1, whole genome shotgun sequence DNA encodes these proteins:
- the Lsm1 gene encoding U6 snRNA-associated Sm-like protein LSm1, with protein sequence MNYMPGTASLIEDIDKKHLVLLRDGRTLIGFLRSIDQFANLVLHQTVERIHVGKKYGDIPRGIFVVRGENVVLLGEIDLEKESDTPLQQVSIEEILEEQRVQQQTRLEAEKLKVQALKDRGLSIPRADTLDEY encoded by the exons ATGAACTATATGCCCGGCACCGCCAGCCTGATCGAGGACATCGACA AAAAGCACTTGGTCCTACTTCGAGATGGAAGGACACTTATAGGTTTTTTAAGAAGCATTGATCAGTTTG CTAACTTAGTACTCCATCAGACTGTGGAGCGAATTCATGTGGGCAAAAAGTACGGAGATATTCCGCGAGGGATTTTCGTGGTCAGAGGAGAAAATGTGGTCCTACTAGGAGAAATA gacctggagaaggAGAGTGACACGCCCCTTCAGCAAGTGTCCATTGAAGAGATCCTGGAAGAACAGAGGGTGCAACAGCAGACCAGACTGGAGGCAGAGAAGCTCAAGGTCCAGGCCCTTAAAGATCGGGGTCTCTCCATTCCTCGTGCGGACACTCTGGACGAGTACTGA
- the Star gene encoding steroidogenic acute regulatory protein, mitochondrial — translation MLLATFKLCAGSSYRHMRNMKGLRHQAVLAIGQELNWRAVGDPSPGWMGQVRRRSSLLGSQLEATLYSDQELSYIQQGEVAMQKALGILNNREGWKKESQQENGDEVLSKVVPEVGKVFRLEVVLDQPMDRLYEELVDRMEAMGEWNPNVKEIKVLQKIGKDTVITHELAAAAAGNLVGPRDFVSVRRTKRRGSTCVLAGMATHFGEMPEQSGVIRAEHGPTCMVLRPLAGSPSKTQLTWLLSIDLKGWLPKTIINQVLSQTQVEFANHLRKRLQSSPACGAQC, via the exons ATGTTGCTAGCTACGTTCAAGCTGTGTGCTGGCAGCTCCTATAGACATATGCGGAATATGAAAG GACTGAGGCACCAAGCTGTGCTGGCCATTGGCCAAGAGCTGAACTGGAGAGCAGTGGGGGACCCCAGTCCCGGGTGGATGGGTCAGGTTCGACGTCGGAGCTCTCTGCTTG gttctcaactggaagcaacACTCTACAGTGACCAGGAGCTGTCCTACATCCAGCAGGGAGAGGTGGCGATGCAGAAGGCCTTGGGCATACTCAATAACCGGGAAGGCTGGAAGAAGGAGAGCCAGCAG GAGAATGGGGATGAAGTGCTAAGTAAGGTGGTGCCGGAAGTGGGCAAGGTGTTCCGCTTGGAGGTGGTGCTAGACCAGCCCATGGACAGACTCTATGAGGAGCTCGTGGACCGCATGGAGGCCATGGGCGAGTGGAACCCAAACGTCAAGGAGATCAAG GTCCTGCAGAAGATTGGAAAGGACACGGTCATCACCCATGAGCTGGCTGCGGCGGCAGCAGGCAACCTGGTGGGGCCCCGCGACTTTGTGAGCGTGCGTCGTACCAAGCGCAGAGGTTCCACCTGTGTGTTGGCAGGGATGGCCACGCATTTTGGGGAGATGCCCGAGCAAAGCGGTGTCATCAG AGCTGAGCACGGCCCCACCTGCATGGTGCTTCGTCCACTGGCTGGGAGTCCCTCAAAGACTCAACTCACTTGGCTGCTCAGTATAGACCTGAAG GGTTGGCTGCCAAAGACCATCATCAACCAGGTCCTATCTCAGACCCAGGTAGAGTTCGCCAACCACCTGCGCAAGCGCCTGCAGTCCAGCCCTGCCTGTGGGGCCCAGTGTTGA